A genomic window from Arvicola amphibius chromosome 5, mArvAmp1.2, whole genome shotgun sequence includes:
- the LOC119814909 gene encoding myeloid leukemia factor 2-like: MFRFMRDVEPEDPMFLMDPFAIHCQHMSRMLSGGFGYSPFLSITDGNMPATRPASRRMQAGAVSPFGMLGMSGGFMDMFGMMNDMIGNMEHMAAGGNCQTFSSSTVISYSNTGDGAPKVYQETSEMRSAPGGIRETRRTVRDSDSGLEQMSIGHHIRDRAHILQRSRNHRTGDQEERQDYINLDESEAAAFDDEWRRETSRFRQQHPLEFRRHEASAGGGRRGEGPPRLAIQEPEDSPSRQSRRYDW; encoded by the coding sequence ATGTTCCGCTTCATGAGGGACGTGGAGCCTGAAGATCCCATGTTCCTGATGGACCCCTTCGCCATTCACTGCCAGCACATGAGCCGCATGTTGTCAGGTGGCTTTGGCTATAGCCCCTTTCTTAGCATCACAGATGGTAATATGCCAGCAACCAGGCCCGCCAGCCGCAGGATGCAGGCTGGGGCTGTCTCTCCCTTTGGGATGTTGGGAATGTCTGGTGGCTTCATGGACATGTTTGGGATGATGAACGACATGATTGGGAACATGGAACACATGGCCGCGGGAGGCAACTGCCAGACCTTTTCTTCCTCCACCGTCATCTCCTACTCCAACACTGGGGATGGAGCCCCGAAAGTTTACCAGGAGACATCTGAGATGCGCTCTGCTCCAGGCGGGATCCGAGAGACAAGGAGGACTGTCCGGGACTCAGACAGTGGTCTAGAGCAGATGTCCATTGGCCATCACATTCGGGACAGGGCTCACATCCTCCAGCGCTCCCGAAATCACCGCACAGGGGACCAGGAAGAACGGCAGGACTATATCAACCTGGATGAAAGTGAGGCCGCGGCCTTTGATGATGAATGGCGAAGGGAGACATCCCGATTCAGGCAGCAGCATCCTCTGGAGTTTCGACGGCATGAGGCATCTGCGGGTGGAGGACGAAGGGGCGAGGGGCCTCCCCGCCTGGCTATCCAGGAACCCGAGGACTCCCCCTCCCGACAGTCCCGTCGCTATGACTGGTGA